One genomic window of Candidatus Methylomirabilota bacterium includes the following:
- a CDS encoding aspartyl protease family protein, which produces MGVFTVPVILVHPDLRDRSTAADLLVDTGATYTLLPPALVARLELPTLEERPAELASGERVTYRIGEVRVRLDDRELTTIFVAGPPGCPALLGAVTLEAFGLAADPVHRRLLPVVARL; this is translated from the coding sequence ATGGGCGTCTTCACGGTCCCGGTGATCCTCGTTCACCCCGACCTTCGCGACCGGTCCACGGCCGCCGATCTCCTCGTCGATACCGGCGCGACGTACACGCTCCTTCCACCCGCGCTGGTCGCACGGTTGGAGCTTCCCACTCTGGAAGAGCGGCCGGCGGAGCTCGCGAGCGGCGAACGCGTCACATACCGCATCGGCGAAGTTCGAGTCAGGCTCGACGACAGGGAACTCACGACGATCTTCGTCGCGGGACCGCCGGGATGTCCCGCCCTTCTGGGCGCCGTGACCCTGGAGGCCTTCGGGCTCGCCGCCGACCCGGTTCACCGGCGGCTCCTTCCCGTCGTCGCTCGCCTGTAA
- a CDS encoding PAC2 family protein codes for MLTIHSQPEGLRRPILIMAWSGWNDAAEAATTAARYLATSLSAEKFAEIDPEEFYHFGLTRPTVRFKAGSETEREILWPVTDFSLAQSPTLARDVIVGVAAEPHLRWKAYCEAVLELARRCDVALVLTLGALLAEVPHTRPVRLVGGAADPELAARLGIRQTRYEGPTGIVGVLNIACREHGVATASLWANVPHYISGIENPKATLALVKRVLPLLGAALDLSDLDEAVRQFDQNLAEIVSQNAKIANYVKKLESRDAVEEPAEPGQGSDLPPAAELVAEFEQFLRQQRSE; via the coding sequence ATGCTGACGATCCACTCGCAGCCCGAGGGTTTGCGGCGGCCCATCCTGATCATGGCGTGGAGCGGGTGGAACGACGCGGCCGAGGCGGCGACCACGGCCGCCCGCTATCTGGCGACCTCGCTCTCCGCCGAGAAGTTCGCCGAGATCGACCCCGAGGAGTTCTACCACTTCGGGCTCACCCGGCCCACCGTCAGGTTCAAGGCGGGCTCGGAGACGGAGCGCGAGATCCTCTGGCCGGTGACCGACTTCTCCCTCGCGCAGTCGCCCACGCTCGCGCGCGACGTGATCGTCGGCGTCGCGGCCGAGCCGCACCTGCGCTGGAAGGCCTACTGCGAGGCGGTGCTCGAGCTCGCGCGACGGTGCGACGTCGCGCTCGTGCTGACGCTCGGCGCGCTCCTCGCGGAGGTGCCCCACACTCGTCCCGTCCGCCTCGTGGGCGGCGCCGCCGATCCCGAGCTCGCCGCCCGCCTCGGCATCCGGCAGACGCGCTACGAGGGCCCGACCGGCATCGTCGGCGTCCTGAACATCGCCTGCCGCGAGCACGGCGTCGCCACGGCGAGCCTCTGGGCGAATGTGCCGCACTACATCTCGGGCATCGAGAACCCGAAGGCGACGCTCGCGCTCGTCAAGCGCGTGCTGCCGCTCCTCGGCGCCGCGCTCGACCTCTCGGACCTCGACGAGGCGGTGCGCCAGTTCGACCAGAACCTCGCCGAGATCGTCTCCCAGAACGCGAAGATCGCCAATTACGTCAAGAAGCTCGAGTCGCGCGACGCGGTCGAGGAGCCGGCGGAGCCGGGGCAGGGGAGCGACCTTCCCCCTGCCGCGGAGCTCGTCGCCGAGTTCGAGCAGTTCCTGCGCCAGCAGCGCTCCGAGTGA
- a CDS encoding universal stress protein, translating into MFKHIYVPVDNSDYSNRAIDLAVELGRTCGARLTGMHVYAARLHDYRFKQMEYTLPEEYKDENELERQRKIHDSLIAMGLQLISDSYLDVMARKAEAAGLAFERKMVDGKHYKVLVEDCLAADYDLVVMGALGMGAVKDSQLGSVTERFVRKVAKDTLIVRNADALRDAQGAIVVGLDGSPQSFNGLKLGVSLAKALGRPLRAVAVYDPYLHYAMFNGIVGVLNEKASKIFRFKEQEQLHEEIIDTGLAKIYQSHLEIARKLAAADGLDLDITLLDGKCFEKILTFARKEQPWLLILGRVGVHSDEHEVDLGSNTENLIRQAPCNVLLTGGKFYPPLDVKAEEIIAWTEEAEARMERVPLQVKGVARTALLRYAIEQGHTVITNKVIDEAMAIFMPTRMAEKMQIMAEDLAVAKLRAEQQAATAICSVCGYTVKGPNAVVACPVCRAGAEKFQVISREVVEAIAKQEGGIEEEESLPGVLVKWSAEARDALREVTDAYLRRRAKARVEKYARSHKIPVITCQLALPMIEETVGREKLGAGWDTLLAKTRFEPAQAPAPVAEGNGGAFAWTEDATARLDRVPAGFMRDMTREEIERVAAAKGVTTIDLAVCEEGIGHARQTMNEVIAGYVSQKKPR; encoded by the coding sequence ATGTTCAAGCACATCTACGTTCCGGTGGACAACTCGGACTACTCGAACCGGGCGATCGACCTCGCCGTCGAGTTGGGCCGGACGTGCGGCGCGAGGCTCACCGGCATGCACGTGTACGCGGCACGCCTCCACGACTACCGGTTCAAGCAGATGGAGTACACGCTGCCGGAGGAGTACAAGGACGAGAACGAGCTCGAGCGCCAGCGGAAGATCCACGACTCGCTGATCGCGATGGGTCTCCAGCTCATCTCCGACTCCTACCTCGACGTCATGGCCCGGAAGGCCGAGGCGGCGGGTCTCGCCTTCGAGCGCAAGATGGTGGACGGCAAGCACTATAAGGTGCTCGTCGAGGACTGCCTGGCCGCGGACTACGACCTCGTCGTCATGGGCGCCCTCGGCATGGGCGCGGTGAAGGACAGCCAGCTCGGCTCGGTCACCGAGCGCTTCGTCCGCAAGGTCGCGAAGGACACGCTCATCGTCCGCAACGCGGACGCGCTCCGCGACGCGCAGGGCGCGATCGTCGTCGGTCTCGACGGCTCGCCGCAGTCCTTCAACGGGCTCAAGCTCGGCGTCTCCCTCGCGAAGGCCCTCGGCCGGCCTCTCCGTGCCGTCGCCGTCTACGACCCGTACCTGCACTACGCGATGTTCAACGGCATCGTCGGCGTGCTCAACGAAAAGGCGTCGAAGATCTTTCGATTCAAGGAGCAAGAGCAGCTGCACGAGGAGATCATCGACACCGGGTTGGCGAAGATCTACCAGTCGCACCTGGAGATCGCCCGGAAGCTCGCGGCCGCCGACGGCCTGGACCTCGACATCACGCTGCTCGACGGGAAGTGCTTCGAGAAGATCCTCACTTTCGCGCGCAAGGAGCAGCCCTGGCTGCTGATCCTCGGGCGCGTCGGCGTGCACTCCGACGAGCACGAGGTGGACCTCGGCTCCAACACCGAGAACCTCATCCGGCAGGCGCCCTGCAACGTGCTCCTGACGGGCGGCAAGTTCTACCCGCCGCTCGACGTCAAGGCCGAGGAGATCATCGCCTGGACCGAGGAGGCCGAGGCGCGCATGGAGCGCGTGCCCCTTCAAGTCAAGGGCGTCGCGCGGACGGCCCTCCTCCGCTACGCGATCGAGCAGGGCCACACGGTCATCACGAACAAGGTCATCGACGAGGCGATGGCGATCTTCATGCCGACGCGGATGGCCGAGAAGATGCAGATCATGGCCGAGGACCTGGCCGTCGCGAAGCTCCGCGCCGAGCAGCAGGCGGCGACGGCGATCTGCTCGGTGTGCGGCTACACGGTCAAGGGGCCGAACGCCGTCGTCGCGTGCCCCGTCTGCAGGGCCGGCGCGGAGAAGTTCCAGGTCATCTCGCGCGAGGTCGTCGAGGCGATCGCGAAGCAGGAGGGCGGCATCGAGGAGGAGGAGTCCCTGCCCGGCGTGCTGGTGAAGTGGTCCGCCGAGGCTCGCGACGCCCTCCGGGAAGTGACGGACGCGTACCTCAGGAGACGCGCCAAGGCGCGCGTGGAGAAGTACGCGCGCTCGCACAAGATCCCGGTCATTACCTGCCAGCTCGCGCTGCCGATGATCGAGGAGACGGTCGGCCGCGAGAAGCTCGGCGCCGGCTGGGACACGCTGCTCGCGAAGACGAGGTTCGAGCCGGCTCAGGCGCCCGCGCCCGTGGCGGAAGGGAACGGCGGCGCCTTCGCCTGGACCGAGGACGCGACCGCGCGGCTCGACCGCGTGCCGGCGGGCTTCATGCGCGACATGACGCGTGAGGAGATCGAGCGCGTCGCGGCGGCCAAGGGCGTGACGACGATCGACCTCGCCGTCTGCGAGGAGGGCATCGGCCACGCGCGGCAGACGATGAACGAAGTGATCGCGGGCTACGTCTCGCAGAAGAAGCCGCGGTAA
- a CDS encoding NUDIX domain-containing protein, giving the protein MSGARYCLRCGGRLRSVVEDGRRRLRCRRCGFTFYGNPVPAAVAVILRGGRVLLGRRARPPYVGTWDLPGGFLEAGETPERGLARELSEELGVATRRARLIGFVTDRYGPRGLPLLTIVYRVTPGPGRLTPADDVAEARWFPPRAVPYRAIAFRGLRKVLRAYLGGRRRRGASKSLVLDSG; this is encoded by the coding sequence GTGAGCGGGGCGCGCTACTGTCTCCGGTGCGGCGGCCGGCTCCGGTCCGTCGTCGAGGACGGGCGGCGCCGCCTCCGCTGCCGCCGCTGCGGCTTCACGTTCTACGGCAACCCCGTGCCGGCCGCCGTGGCGGTGATCCTGCGCGGCGGGCGTGTGCTCCTTGGCCGCCGCGCGCGGCCGCCGTACGTGGGCACGTGGGACCTGCCGGGAGGGTTTCTCGAGGCCGGCGAGACTCCGGAGCGCGGCCTCGCGCGCGAGCTCTCCGAGGAGCTCGGGGTGGCCACGCGGCGCGCGCGCCTCATCGGCTTCGTGACCGACCGGTACGGCCCCCGGGGCCTCCCCCTCCTGACGATCGTCTACCGGGTGACGCCGGGGCCGGGGCGGCTCACGCCGGCCGACGACGTGGCGGAGGCGCGCTGGTTCCCGCCCCGCGCGGTGCCGTACCGCGCGATCGCGTTCCGAGGGCTGCGGAAGGTGCTCCGGGCCTACCTCGGCGGCCGGCGACGCCGGGGCGCGTCCAAGAGCCTCGTGCTAGACTCGGGCTGA
- a CDS encoding DUF983 domain-containing protein: MPREGRAGRLARALGRAARLSCPRCGGTRLFVGRFTMARSCALCGLVFERAQGYFVGAIYLNYAATALIVMGGYLTLWRLTTLSPAAQLALWVPVAIVFPLWFFRYSRSFWLALEYALNPEP; the protein is encoded by the coding sequence ATGCCGCGCGAGGGTCGGGCGGGGCGCCTGGCACGGGCCCTCGGCCGGGCGGCGCGCCTCTCCTGTCCGCGCTGCGGCGGGACACGGCTCTTCGTGGGCCGGTTCACGATGGCCCGGTCCTGCGCGCTCTGCGGGCTCGTCTTCGAGCGGGCGCAGGGCTACTTCGTCGGCGCGATCTACCTCAACTACGCCGCCACGGCCCTCATCGTGATGGGCGGGTACCTCACGCTGTGGCGTCTCACGACGCTCTCGCCGGCGGCGCAGCTCGCGCTGTGGGTGCCGGTGGCGATCGTGTTCCCGCTGTGGTTCTTCCGCTACAGCCGGAGCTTCTGGCTCGCGCTCGAGTACGCGCTGAATCCCGAGCCGTGA
- a CDS encoding ABC transporter permease: MIRFVLARLVQSLAALAILSVVVFILARATGDPLQLILPMSASEEDYANARQYLGLDRPYVEQYLSFVGRALTGDFGTSLRARRPVIELIGQRLPNSLKLAAFAMTVSLLMAFPLGVMAAAHKGTWIDRAAQVISVLGQSLPTFWVAIVLIEVVAGRLQWLPAAGIDGPASYVLPGFTLGWFVVAGMMRLLRSGMLEVLDSEYVKLARVKGVVERRVVWLHALKNALIPVVTFAGIYFSILVTTAIVVETVFAWPGLGRLAYEAITSRDFPVIQAVVLTTAAIVAVVNLSVDCLYAFIDPRIRYVR, from the coding sequence GTGATCCGCTTCGTTCTCGCGCGGCTCGTGCAGTCGCTGGCGGCCCTGGCCATCCTGTCGGTCGTCGTCTTCATCCTGGCCCGGGCCACCGGCGACCCGCTCCAGCTCATCCTACCGATGTCGGCGAGCGAGGAGGACTACGCCAACGCGCGCCAGTACCTCGGCCTGGACCGGCCGTACGTGGAGCAGTACCTGTCCTTCGTCGGCCGGGCGCTGACGGGTGACTTCGGGACGTCGCTGCGCGCCCGCCGCCCGGTGATCGAGCTGATCGGCCAGCGGCTGCCGAACTCGCTCAAGCTCGCCGCCTTCGCGATGACCGTGAGCCTGCTGATGGCGTTCCCGCTCGGCGTGATGGCGGCGGCGCACAAGGGCACCTGGATCGACCGCGCCGCCCAGGTGATCTCGGTGCTCGGCCAGTCGCTCCCGACCTTCTGGGTGGCCATCGTGCTCATCGAGGTCGTCGCGGGGCGGCTCCAGTGGCTGCCCGCGGCCGGCATCGACGGCCCCGCGAGCTACGTCCTGCCCGGCTTCACGCTCGGCTGGTTCGTCGTCGCCGGGATGATGCGCCTCCTCCGCTCCGGGATGCTCGAGGTGCTCGACTCCGAGTACGTCAAGCTGGCCCGCGTCAAGGGCGTGGTCGAGCGCCGCGTGGTGTGGCTCCACGCGCTGAAGAACGCGCTCATTCCCGTCGTCACGTTCGCCGGCATCTACTTCTCGATCCTCGTCACGACCGCGATCGTGGTGGAGACGGTCTTCGCCTGGCCGGGGCTCGGGCGGCTCGCGTACGAGGCCATCACCTCGCGCGACTTCCCGGTGATCCAGGCCGTGGTGCTCACCACCGCCGCGATCGTCGCCGTCGTGAACCTGTCGGTGGACTGCCTCTACGCGTTCATCGACCCGCGGATCCGCTATGTCCGCTGA
- a CDS encoding phytoene/squalene synthase family protein, with the protein MADDLLRGLLRQVSRSFYLSLAILPRPLREPIGLAYLLARAADTVADTRLIAREARIAHLQTLRRACAGEAADVAAVARACAPHQPHAAERRLLERVGEALERVETLPAADRVEVRAVLATLTSGMVFDLTRFPGEDAPGLTALDTSEELDRYTYLVAGCVGPFWTALHVAHRPRLRHWKLGEMSEQGVRFGKALQLTNVLRDVPADLRHGRCYLPADGLATLGLGPKDLLDRDAAARALPLYRRLLGQALEHYDVAWRYTLAIPRLEWRMRLACAWPLLIGLATVAELAAHPNPLAATAPVRITRGAVRGLLARSACSVWSNRALAADAARLRRRVTL; encoded by the coding sequence ATGGCCGATGACCTGCTGCGCGGCCTCCTGCGGCAGGTCAGCCGGAGCTTCTACCTCTCGCTCGCGATCCTCCCCCGCCCGCTGCGCGAGCCGATCGGCCTCGCGTACCTGCTCGCGCGCGCGGCCGACACCGTCGCCGACACCCGGCTGATCGCGCGCGAGGCGCGCATCGCGCACCTCCAGACGCTCAGACGCGCGTGCGCGGGCGAGGCCGCCGACGTCGCTGCCGTCGCGCGGGCGTGCGCGCCCCACCAGCCTCACGCCGCCGAGCGCCGCCTGCTCGAGCGCGTGGGCGAGGCCCTCGAGCGCGTCGAGACCCTCCCCGCCGCCGACCGCGTCGAGGTGCGCGCGGTGCTCGCGACCCTCACGTCCGGCATGGTCTTCGACCTCACGCGCTTCCCCGGCGAGGACGCGCCCGGCCTCACGGCGCTCGATACCTCGGAGGAGCTCGACCGCTACACGTACCTCGTGGCCGGCTGCGTGGGACCCTTCTGGACCGCCCTTCACGTGGCGCACCGGCCGAGGCTCCGGCACTGGAAGCTCGGCGAGATGAGCGAGCAGGGTGTGCGTTTCGGCAAGGCGCTCCAGCTCACCAACGTGCTCCGCGACGTCCCGGCGGACCTCCGGCACGGGCGCTGCTATCTGCCGGCGGACGGTCTGGCGACGCTGGGCCTCGGGCCCAAGGACCTGCTCGACCGCGACGCGGCCGCGCGCGCGCTCCCCCTCTACCGCCGCCTCCTGGGCCAGGCCCTCGAGCACTACGACGTCGCGTGGCGCTACACGCTCGCGATCCCACGCCTCGAGTGGCGGATGCGCCTCGCGTGCGCGTGGCCGCTCCTGATCGGGCTCGCGACGGTGGCGGAGCTCGCGGCCCACCCGAACCCGCTCGCCGCGACGGCGCCCGTCAGGATCACGCGCGGCGCCGTCCGCGGACTGCTCGCGCGCTCGGCGTGCAGCGTGTGGTCGAATCGCGCGCTCGCGGCCGACGCCGCCCGCCTCCGCCGCCGCGTCACGCTCTAA
- a CDS encoding radical SAM protein: protein MVTATSYTAYSVSWNLTQRCNLECAHCYMSAFAGADTRGELTTAECRRVMDEIALVNPNVFLILTGGEPLLRRDIWDLAAYAGEKRFTTVFGTNGVLLREREAKLMREHRVLGASISLDSTDRDKHDAFRHLPGAWDGAVRATRVLADEGLDFSLHMSVTDWNAGEVPAMIDLAKELGAKVLNFFFLVRTGRGRDLTDIDAAAYERILTYLARVQGVGQGPPSFVKRMLGMGDAEARAPFEDPWSTPVGRADGLLIRAKCAPHFRRILWELNPSSPLLKNYAHGSCPAGKYYCRITPEGDVTPCPYMPVTAGSLRRSSFAEIWRGAPVFDDLREPKLGGRCGACEFSKVCGGCRCRAYATYGDYLAEDPACGYRPGAHGGETIELPADLTFGLPVDYELVWDEGARERLGAIPSFARGMVVKAAEAYARGRGETVITRELLAEVRTRWGGRFRPSAP from the coding sequence ATGGTGACGGCGACCTCCTATACCGCGTACTCCGTCTCCTGGAACCTGACGCAGCGGTGCAACCTCGAGTGCGCCCACTGCTACATGTCGGCGTTCGCGGGCGCCGACACGCGGGGCGAGCTCACCACCGCCGAGTGCCGCCGCGTGATGGACGAGATCGCCCTCGTCAACCCGAACGTCTTCCTCATCCTCACGGGCGGCGAGCCTCTCCTCCGCCGCGACATCTGGGACCTCGCCGCGTACGCGGGCGAGAAGCGGTTCACGACGGTCTTCGGCACCAACGGCGTCCTCCTGCGCGAGCGGGAGGCGAAGCTCATGCGCGAGCACCGCGTGCTCGGCGCCTCGATCAGCCTGGACTCGACCGACCGCGACAAGCACGACGCCTTCCGCCATCTGCCGGGCGCGTGGGACGGCGCCGTGCGCGCGACGCGCGTGCTCGCCGACGAGGGGCTCGACTTCTCGCTCCACATGTCGGTCACCGACTGGAACGCGGGCGAGGTCCCGGCGATGATCGACCTCGCGAAAGAGCTCGGGGCGAAGGTCCTGAACTTCTTCTTCCTCGTGCGGACGGGGCGGGGGCGAGACCTCACCGACATCGACGCCGCGGCCTACGAACGCATTCTGACGTATCTCGCGAGGGTCCAGGGTGTGGGGCAGGGCCCGCCTTCGTTCGTCAAGCGGATGCTCGGCATGGGCGATGCGGAGGCGCGGGCGCCGTTCGAGGACCCATGGTCCACGCCGGTCGGCCGGGCCGACGGGCTCCTGATCCGCGCGAAGTGCGCGCCGCACTTCCGCCGCATCCTCTGGGAGCTGAACCCGTCCTCGCCGCTCCTCAAGAACTACGCCCACGGCTCGTGTCCGGCCGGCAAGTACTACTGCCGCATCACGCCCGAGGGCGACGTGACGCCGTGCCCCTACATGCCCGTCACGGCCGGCAGCCTGCGCCGGAGCTCGTTCGCCGAGATCTGGCGCGGCGCGCCCGTCTTCGACGATCTCCGCGAGCCCAAGCTCGGCGGGCGCTGCGGCGCGTGCGAGTTCTCGAAGGTGTGCGGCGGCTGCCGCTGTCGCGCGTACGCCACCTACGGCGACTACCTCGCCGAGGACCCCGCGTGCGGCTACCGGCCCGGCGCCCACGGCGGCGAGACCATCGAGCTCCCCGCGGATCTCACGTTCGGCCTGCCCGTGGACTACGAGCTCGTCTGGGACGAGGGCGCGCGCGAGCGGCTCGGGGCGATCCCGTCGTTCGCGCGGGGCATGGTGGTGAAGGCGGCGGAGGCGTACGCGCGCGGGCGCGGCGAGACGGTGATCACGCGTGAGCTGCTCGCGGAGGTGCGGACCAGGTGGGGCGGCCGCTTCCGGCCGTCGGCGCCGTGA
- a CDS encoding M23 family metallopeptidase, translating to MVAAFALAGPAVAAERADVVWHPAKPRIGDVAWLYVRNVTAGATVEGSLDGRPLAFFPYGEGHAALVGLDLETKPGTRHWRVAAVEKGQEPRTARGSVQVLRRDFPVERLQVPSAMVELDPETERRAVAEGARLQTLYRTITPERLWRGRFTRPVAGPEPGRGFGARRIINGHPRAPHTGSDFAAPTGTPVVAANSGRVALVADFFFPGRFVVLDHGLGLYTLYFHLDSVAVTEGERVERGQTLGTVGATGRATGPHLHFAAQLGGARVDPAALLGLSLLD from the coding sequence TTGGTCGCGGCGTTCGCCCTGGCCGGCCCCGCCGTCGCGGCGGAACGCGCGGACGTCGTCTGGCACCCGGCGAAGCCCCGGATCGGCGACGTGGCCTGGCTCTACGTGAGGAACGTGACGGCGGGCGCGACGGTCGAGGGGTCGCTGGACGGCCGCCCGCTGGCCTTCTTTCCCTACGGGGAGGGCCACGCCGCGCTGGTCGGCCTTGACCTCGAGACGAAGCCGGGCACGCGCCACTGGCGCGTGGCGGCCGTCGAGAAGGGCCAGGAGCCCCGCACGGCGCGCGGGAGCGTGCAGGTCCTGAGACGCGACTTCCCGGTCGAGCGCCTGCAGGTGCCGAGCGCGATGGTGGAGCTCGACCCCGAGACCGAGCGGCGCGCGGTGGCGGAGGGGGCGCGTCTGCAGACGCTCTACCGCACGATCACGCCGGAGCGCCTGTGGCGCGGCCGCTTCACGCGGCCGGTCGCCGGGCCGGAGCCCGGCCGGGGCTTCGGGGCGCGGCGGATCATCAACGGCCATCCACGCGCGCCGCACACCGGCAGCGACTTCGCCGCGCCCACGGGGACTCCCGTCGTCGCGGCCAACTCCGGGCGCGTGGCGCTGGTCGCCGACTTCTTCTTCCCGGGCCGCTTCGTCGTCCTCGACCACGGCCTCGGCCTCTACACGCTCTACTTCCACCTCGACTCGGTCGCGGTCACGGAGGGCGAGCGGGTCGAGCGCGGCCAGACGCTCGGGACGGTGGGGGCCACGGGCCGCGCGACGGGCCCGCACCTGCACTTCGCCGCCCAGCTGGGCGGGGCGCGGGTGGACCCGGCGGCCCTCCTGGGCCTCTCGTTGCTCGACTAG
- a CDS encoding ABC transporter substrate-binding protein, whose amino-acid sequence MKPIFGIVAALAALSLVASPAHAQSKTDLTIALSSFSTEVLDPVLGGHVVKYYMSLMFDYLVGVTPDGQPSGNGGLATKWEASSDHRRWTFHLRRGVKFHTGEEVTSEDVKWSLLRAIGKRSTTGYAGPLRTLIQDIETPAPDRVVIVTKEPTLIIPTYLSRSLSTEGMVLPKKYIEANGDDVFARKPVGSGPYRFVEQVTGSHIKLAAVDQHWRIGVPKYKTITFKLVSEETTRIALLRRGEVDIADVSRERVRELEHEGFPIHMRKEEAILTMWWILPRDGVPTKDKRVREALNLAVDRGEIAQSIFAGKADPAFVPMGLSWAYRDFGFKPTPEMQYPYDPARAKKLLADAGYGGGFSMDLFAYQLPGLPEGRAFAEAMAGYWQKIGVQVKLIPVDYPAFRKTWFDRKTPGAMGYYNIANRDWIGTYALIEKMAYSKSKATDVVNDPEIDGMLEQIPKMTEKEKIAVLMRNVYTRLRSEHYGVPVVYLHSPYAASKTLGKWNIGSVMYDFFLDELASSK is encoded by the coding sequence ATGAAACCCATCTTCGGGATCGTCGCGGCGCTGGCCGCGCTCAGTCTCGTGGCGAGCCCGGCGCACGCGCAGAGCAAGACCGACCTCACGATCGCCCTGTCGAGCTTCTCCACGGAGGTGCTCGATCCCGTGCTGGGCGGCCACGTCGTCAAGTACTACATGTCGCTGATGTTCGACTACCTCGTCGGCGTGACCCCCGACGGCCAGCCGTCGGGCAACGGCGGGCTCGCGACCAAATGGGAGGCCTCGTCGGACCACCGGCGCTGGACGTTCCACCTGCGCCGGGGTGTCAAGTTCCACACGGGCGAGGAGGTGACCTCCGAGGACGTCAAGTGGAGTCTCCTGCGCGCGATCGGCAAGCGCTCCACGACCGGCTACGCCGGGCCGCTCCGCACGCTCATCCAGGACATCGAGACGCCCGCGCCCGATCGCGTCGTGATCGTCACCAAGGAGCCGACGCTCATCATCCCGACGTATCTGTCGCGCTCGCTGTCCACCGAGGGCATGGTGCTCCCCAAGAAGTACATCGAGGCGAACGGCGACGACGTCTTCGCGCGGAAGCCCGTCGGCAGCGGGCCCTACCGGTTCGTGGAGCAGGTGACCGGCTCGCACATCAAGCTCGCGGCCGTGGACCAGCACTGGCGCATCGGCGTCCCGAAGTACAAGACGATCACCTTCAAGCTCGTGTCCGAGGAGACGACGCGGATCGCGCTGCTGCGCCGCGGTGAGGTGGATATCGCCGACGTGAGCCGCGAGCGCGTCCGGGAGCTCGAGCACGAGGGCTTTCCCATCCACATGCGCAAGGAAGAGGCCATCCTGACCATGTGGTGGATCCTCCCGCGGGACGGCGTGCCGACGAAGGACAAGCGGGTGCGCGAGGCCCTCAACCTCGCCGTGGACCGCGGCGAGATCGCGCAGTCCATCTTCGCCGGCAAGGCGGATCCGGCGTTCGTCCCGATGGGGCTCTCGTGGGCGTATCGCGACTTCGGCTTCAAGCCGACGCCCGAGATGCAATACCCGTACGACCCGGCGCGGGCGAAGAAGCTCCTGGCCGACGCGGGCTACGGCGGGGGCTTCAGCATGGATCTCTTCGCGTACCAGCTCCCGGGGCTGCCCGAGGGGCGGGCCTTCGCCGAGGCGATGGCCGGCTACTGGCAGAAGATCGGCGTTCAGGTGAAGCTGATCCCGGTCGACTACCCGGCGTTCCGGAAGACCTGGTTCGACCGGAAGACGCCGGGCGCGATGGGCTACTACAACATCGCCAACCGCGACTGGATCGGGACGTACGCGCTCATCGAGAAGATGGCCTACTCCAAGTCGAAGGCGACCGACGTGGTGAACGATCCCGAGATCGACGGCATGCTCGAGCAAATCCCGAAAATGACGGAGAAGGAGAAGATCGCGGTGCTGATGCGCAACGTCTACACGCGCCTGCGCAGCGAGCACTACGGCGTGCCGGTGGTCTACCTGCACTCGCCCTACGCCGCGTCGAAGACGCTCGGAAAGTGGAACATCGGCTCGGTCATGTACGACTTCTTCCTCGACGAGCTGGCCTCGTCGAAATAG
- a CDS encoding P-loop NTPase: MRAIVAVVSGKGGVGKSSVTAGLACAWALGGARVGVLDADLNGPSMAKMLGVRGQRLTFAAGGVEPPRTGLGVKVVSMDLLLPSDAAPLVWDAATQAEAHTWRGTMEANALREFLADTNWGDLDLLLLDLPPGTDRLATIAGLVPRLAGSVVVTIPSGVAHLVVLKSITVAAQTGAPVLGLVENMAGLFPGPDAAALARDAGIPFLGRVPFDPALAVACDAGEPFVALAPQSPAAQGLVAIAGELRTALAARVA, from the coding sequence GTGCGCGCGATCGTCGCGGTCGTCTCGGGCAAGGGCGGTGTCGGCAAGTCGTCGGTGACGGCGGGGCTCGCGTGCGCGTGGGCGCTCGGGGGCGCGCGGGTCGGCGTCCTCGACGCCGACCTCAACGGCCCCTCGATGGCGAAGATGCTCGGCGTCCGCGGCCAGCGCCTGACGTTCGCCGCGGGCGGCGTCGAGCCGCCGCGGACCGGGCTCGGGGTGAAGGTGGTCTCGATGGACCTCCTGCTCCCCTCGGACGCGGCGCCGCTCGTGTGGGACGCGGCGACGCAGGCCGAGGCGCACACGTGGCGCGGGACGATGGAGGCGAACGCGCTCCGCGAGTTCCTCGCCGACACGAACTGGGGCGACCTCGACCTGCTCCTCCTGGACCTCCCGCCGGGCACCGACCGTCTCGCGACGATCGCCGGGCTCGTGCCTCGGCTCGCCGGGAGCGTCGTCGTCACGATCCCGTCGGGGGTCGCGCACCTCGTGGTGCTGAAGTCGATCACGGTGGCCGCACAGACGGGGGCGCCGGTCCTCGGTCTCGTCGAGAACATGGCCGGGCTCTTCCCCGGCCCCGACGCCGCCGCGCTCGCCCGCGACGCCGGGATTCCATTCCTCGGCCGCGTCCCGTTCGATCCGGCGCTCGCCGTCGCGTGCGACGCCGGTGAGCCCTTCGTCGCCCTGGCGCCCCAGAGTCCCGCCGCCCAGGGGCTCGTGGCGATCGCCGGCGAGCTTCGGACGGCGCTCGCCGCGCGCGTCGCGTGA